In a single window of the Dreissena polymorpha isolate Duluth1 chromosome 3, UMN_Dpol_1.0, whole genome shotgun sequence genome:
- the LOC127874743 gene encoding RNA-binding protein Pasilla-like isoform X6, protein MAMSYDATCHEYPEGGEMNTQQQTTTMSMTELGHRPDSRSPLQPMKTMLSASPANVMLGGDNVHLKILVPSIAAGAIIGKGGETIAAVQKEAGARVKMSKANDFYPGTTERVCLIMGAAEAVRKVHNFIMEKIREKPDPNPKPEVSKNNFERHRQVTVINVKILVPNSTAGMIIGKGGNYIKQIKEESGAYVQISQKSKETNLPERCITVAGDLENNKKAVDLILQKIVEDPQSGSCPNISYADYTGPVASANPTGSPFANSNFMQTQTQELSGVNSNSITGAAFGFGINPNTFGGGANVGVSLANLNLGNLFGGGQMSVENLRMALRGSGYSEHAAEEISSAMVTLASYGILGQQPSVQQAQAQMSHQGMMTSQQGTPTQNPQQGYMMTPPSSSGNVFGPVGSGSSGLGSSGSTAANSSLFGSSSPSVQQERYGGSPMLNESYTGPQGYHGAQGFAAAQVGAERSPTININQNSFGLGTGMYSPTEDKSATAKQDLEVPESIVGAILGPGGKGIVELQQFTQTNIQISKKGVYMPGTRNRIVTITGNPTNITRAQYLIQQRIQQEELKRARQAQLSGR, encoded by the exons GTGGGGACAATGTGCATCTCAAGATTCTGGTGCCCAGCATTGCGGCAGGAGCCATTATTGGCAAGGGAGGGGAGACCATCGCCGCTGTACAGAAGGAGGCTGGGGCCAGGGTGAAAATGTCCAAGGCCAACGACTTCTACCCAG GCACGACAGAGAGGGTCTGCCTCATAATGGGGGCTGCAGAAGCCGTCAGAAAAGTGCACAATTTCATTATGGAAAAAATACGGGAAAAACCCGACCCAAACCCCAAACCAGAGGTCTCGAAAAACAATTTCGAACGGCACAGACAGGTAACGGTCATCAAT GTGAAGATCCTGGTCCCTAACAGCACTGCAGGCATGATCATTGGTAAGGGAGGAAACTACATCAAACAGATCAAAGAAGAAAGCGGCGCCTACGTTCAGATTTCACAGAAGTCCAAGGAGACAAACTTACCAGAGAGATGCATCACAGTGGCAG GTGACCTAGAAAACAACAAGAAGGCGGTTGATCTGATCCTACAGAAAATTGTGGAGGACCCACAGAGCGGCAGTTGTCCCAATATCAGCTATGCAGACTACACAGGGCCCGTGGCCAGTGCTAACCCCACGGGGTCCCCGTTTGCAAACTCGAACTTCATGCAAACTCAAACGCAGGAGCTCTCTGGAGTGAACAGTAACAGTATTACTGGTGCTGCCTTCGGTTTTGGAATAAATCCAAACACGTTTGGTGGGGGAGCAAACGTTGGAGTTAGTTTAGCTAATTTGAATTTAGGCAATTTATTTGGCGGCGGTCAAATGTCGGTGGAGAACCTTAGAATGGCCCTGAGGGGCAGTGGTTACTCTGAACACGCTGCGGAGGAGATTAGTAGCGCCATGGTCACGCTGGCTAGCTACGGCATCCTGGGACAGCAGCCCAGCGTACAGCAGGCGCAGGCTCAGATGAGCCACCAGGGCATGATGACCTCCCAGCAGGGGACGCCCACGCAGAACCCCCAGCAAGGCTACATGATGACCCCTCCAAGCTCCTCGGGTAACGTGTTCGGTCCCGTGGGCTCCGGGTCATCAGGGCTCGGAAGTTCGGGCTCCACTGCTGCCAACTCTAGTCTATTCGGCAGTTCCTCGCCCAGTGTCCAGCAGGAAAGGTATGGCGGCAGCCCCATGTTGAACGAGAGCTACACAGGCCCACAGGGGTATCACGGGGCCCAGGGGTTTGCTGCAGCCCAGGTAGGGGCTGAACGGTCACCTACCATTAATATCAACCAAAACTCATTTGGTCTGGGCACTGGCATGTACAGTCCGACGGAAGATAAGTCGGCGACGGCGAAACAAGATTTAGAGGTTCCAGAAAGTATAGTTGGAGCGATACTTGGTCCTGGTGGAAAGGGGATTGTAGAATTACAGCAGTTCACCCAAACCAACATACAGATCTCGAAGAAGGGCGTGTACATGCCTGGCACGCGTAACCGAATTGTTACAATTACAGGAAACCCCACCAACATAACTCGCGCTCAGTATCTTATACAACAGCGTATTCAACAAGAAGAATTAAAACGGGCTCGTCAGGCACAGCTTTCTGGTCGCTAA
- the LOC127874743 gene encoding RNA-binding protein Pasilla-like isoform X7 has translation MTLLDLHSCLRNVQGNMIESQDYNNFSIWRATCHEYPEGGEMNTQQQTTTMSMTELGGDNVHLKILVPSIAAGAIIGKGGETIAAVQKEAGARVKMSKANDFYPGTTERVCLIMGAAEAVRKVHNFIMEKIREKPDPNPKPEVSKNNFERHRQVTVINVKILVPNSTAGMIIGKGGNYIKQIKEESGAYVQISQKSKETNLPERCITVAGDLENNKKAVDLILQKIVEDPQSGSCPNISYADYTGPVASANPTGSPFANSNFMQTQTQELSGVNSNSITGAAFGFGINPNTFGGGANVGVSLANLNLGNLFGGGQMSVENLRMALRGSGYSEHAAEEISSAMVTLASYGILGQQPSVQQAQAQMSHQGMMTSQQGTPTQNPQQGYMMTPPSSSGNVFGPVGSGSSGLGSSGSTAANSSLFGSSSPSVQQERYGGSPMLNESYTGPQGYHGAQGFAAAQVGAERSPTININQNSFGLGTGMYSPTEDKSATAKQDLEVPESIVGAILGPGGKGIVELQQFTQTNIQISKKGVYMPGTRNRIVTITGNPTNITRAQYLIQQRIQQEELKRARQAQLSGR, from the exons GTGGGGACAATGTGCATCTCAAGATTCTGGTGCCCAGCATTGCGGCAGGAGCCATTATTGGCAAGGGAGGGGAGACCATCGCCGCTGTACAGAAGGAGGCTGGGGCCAGGGTGAAAATGTCCAAGGCCAACGACTTCTACCCAG GCACGACAGAGAGGGTCTGCCTCATAATGGGGGCTGCAGAAGCCGTCAGAAAAGTGCACAATTTCATTATGGAAAAAATACGGGAAAAACCCGACCCAAACCCCAAACCAGAGGTCTCGAAAAACAATTTCGAACGGCACAGACAGGTAACGGTCATCAAT GTGAAGATCCTGGTCCCTAACAGCACTGCAGGCATGATCATTGGTAAGGGAGGAAACTACATCAAACAGATCAAAGAAGAAAGCGGCGCCTACGTTCAGATTTCACAGAAGTCCAAGGAGACAAACTTACCAGAGAGATGCATCACAGTGGCAG GTGACCTAGAAAACAACAAGAAGGCGGTTGATCTGATCCTACAGAAAATTGTGGAGGACCCACAGAGCGGCAGTTGTCCCAATATCAGCTATGCAGACTACACAGGGCCCGTGGCCAGTGCTAACCCCACGGGGTCCCCGTTTGCAAACTCGAACTTCATGCAAACTCAAACGCAGGAGCTCTCTGGAGTGAACAGTAACAGTATTACTGGTGCTGCCTTCGGTTTTGGAATAAATCCAAACACGTTTGGTGGGGGAGCAAACGTTGGAGTTAGTTTAGCTAATTTGAATTTAGGCAATTTATTTGGCGGCGGTCAAATGTCGGTGGAGAACCTTAGAATGGCCCTGAGGGGCAGTGGTTACTCTGAACACGCTGCGGAGGAGATTAGTAGCGCCATGGTCACGCTGGCTAGCTACGGCATCCTGGGACAGCAGCCCAGCGTACAGCAGGCGCAGGCTCAGATGAGCCACCAGGGCATGATGACCTCCCAGCAGGGGACGCCCACGCAGAACCCCCAGCAAGGCTACATGATGACCCCTCCAAGCTCCTCGGGTAACGTGTTCGGTCCCGTGGGCTCCGGGTCATCAGGGCTCGGAAGTTCGGGCTCCACTGCTGCCAACTCTAGTCTATTCGGCAGTTCCTCGCCCAGTGTCCAGCAGGAAAGGTATGGCGGCAGCCCCATGTTGAACGAGAGCTACACAGGCCCACAGGGGTATCACGGGGCCCAGGGGTTTGCTGCAGCCCAGGTAGGGGCTGAACGGTCACCTACCATTAATATCAACCAAAACTCATTTGGTCTGGGCACTGGCATGTACAGTCCGACGGAAGATAAGTCGGCGACGGCGAAACAAGATTTAGAGGTTCCAGAAAGTATAGTTGGAGCGATACTTGGTCCTGGTGGAAAGGGGATTGTAGAATTACAGCAGTTCACCCAAACCAACATACAGATCTCGAAGAAGGGCGTGTACATGCCTGGCACGCGTAACCGAATTGTTACAATTACAGGAAACCCCACCAACATAACTCGCGCTCAGTATCTTATACAACAGCGTATTCAACAAGAAGAATTAAAACGGGCTCGTCAGGCACAGCTTTCTGGTCGCTAA
- the LOC127874743 gene encoding RNA-binding protein Pasilla-like isoform X8 — translation MMTWQDFNFGLYSWSDNNGHRPDSRSPLQPMKTMLSASPANVMLGGDNVHLKILVPSIAAGAIIGKGGETIAAVQKEAGARVKMSKANDFYPGTTERVCLIMGAAEAVRKVHNFIMEKIREKPDPNPKPEVSKNNFERHRQVTVINVKILVPNSTAGMIIGKGGNYIKQIKEESGAYVQISQKSKETNLPERCITVAGDLENNKKAVDLILQKIVEDPQSGSCPNISYADYTGPVASANPTGSPFANSNFMQTQTQELSGVNSNSITGAAFGFGINPNTFGGGANVGVSLANLNLGNLFGGGQMSVENLRMALRGSGYSEHAAEEISSAMVTLASYGILGQQPSVQQAQAQMSHQGMMTSQQGTPTQNPQQGYMMTPPSSSGNVFGPVGSGSSGLGSSGSTAANSSLFGSSSPSVQQERYGGSPMLNESYTGPQGYHGAQGFAAAQVGAERSPTININQNSFGLGTGMYSPTEDKSATAKQDLEVPESIVGAILGPGGKGIVELQQFTQTNIQISKKGVYMPGTRNRIVTITGNPTNITRAQYLIQQRIQQEELKRARQAQLSGR, via the exons GTGGGGACAATGTGCATCTCAAGATTCTGGTGCCCAGCATTGCGGCAGGAGCCATTATTGGCAAGGGAGGGGAGACCATCGCCGCTGTACAGAAGGAGGCTGGGGCCAGGGTGAAAATGTCCAAGGCCAACGACTTCTACCCAG GCACGACAGAGAGGGTCTGCCTCATAATGGGGGCTGCAGAAGCCGTCAGAAAAGTGCACAATTTCATTATGGAAAAAATACGGGAAAAACCCGACCCAAACCCCAAACCAGAGGTCTCGAAAAACAATTTCGAACGGCACAGACAGGTAACGGTCATCAAT GTGAAGATCCTGGTCCCTAACAGCACTGCAGGCATGATCATTGGTAAGGGAGGAAACTACATCAAACAGATCAAAGAAGAAAGCGGCGCCTACGTTCAGATTTCACAGAAGTCCAAGGAGACAAACTTACCAGAGAGATGCATCACAGTGGCAG GTGACCTAGAAAACAACAAGAAGGCGGTTGATCTGATCCTACAGAAAATTGTGGAGGACCCACAGAGCGGCAGTTGTCCCAATATCAGCTATGCAGACTACACAGGGCCCGTGGCCAGTGCTAACCCCACGGGGTCCCCGTTTGCAAACTCGAACTTCATGCAAACTCAAACGCAGGAGCTCTCTGGAGTGAACAGTAACAGTATTACTGGTGCTGCCTTCGGTTTTGGAATAAATCCAAACACGTTTGGTGGGGGAGCAAACGTTGGAGTTAGTTTAGCTAATTTGAATTTAGGCAATTTATTTGGCGGCGGTCAAATGTCGGTGGAGAACCTTAGAATGGCCCTGAGGGGCAGTGGTTACTCTGAACACGCTGCGGAGGAGATTAGTAGCGCCATGGTCACGCTGGCTAGCTACGGCATCCTGGGACAGCAGCCCAGCGTACAGCAGGCGCAGGCTCAGATGAGCCACCAGGGCATGATGACCTCCCAGCAGGGGACGCCCACGCAGAACCCCCAGCAAGGCTACATGATGACCCCTCCAAGCTCCTCGGGTAACGTGTTCGGTCCCGTGGGCTCCGGGTCATCAGGGCTCGGAAGTTCGGGCTCCACTGCTGCCAACTCTAGTCTATTCGGCAGTTCCTCGCCCAGTGTCCAGCAGGAAAGGTATGGCGGCAGCCCCATGTTGAACGAGAGCTACACAGGCCCACAGGGGTATCACGGGGCCCAGGGGTTTGCTGCAGCCCAGGTAGGGGCTGAACGGTCACCTACCATTAATATCAACCAAAACTCATTTGGTCTGGGCACTGGCATGTACAGTCCGACGGAAGATAAGTCGGCGACGGCGAAACAAGATTTAGAGGTTCCAGAAAGTATAGTTGGAGCGATACTTGGTCCTGGTGGAAAGGGGATTGTAGAATTACAGCAGTTCACCCAAACCAACATACAGATCTCGAAGAAGGGCGTGTACATGCCTGGCACGCGTAACCGAATTGTTACAATTACAGGAAACCCCACCAACATAACTCGCGCTCAGTATCTTATACAACAGCGTATTCAACAAGAAGAATTAAAACGGGCTCGTCAGGCACAGCTTTCTGGTCGCTAA
- the LOC127874743 gene encoding RNA-binding protein Pasilla-like isoform X12 — MMTWQDFNFGLYSWSDNNGGDNVHLKILVPSIAAGAIIGKGGETIAAVQKEAGARVKMSKANDFYPGTTERVCLIMGAAEAVRKVHNFIMEKIREKPDPNPKPEVSKNNFERHRQVTVINVKILVPNSTAGMIIGKGGNYIKQIKEESGAYVQISQKSKETNLPERCITVAGDLENNKKAVDLILQKIVEDPQSGSCPNISYADYTGPVASANPTGSPFANSNFMQTQTQELSGVNSNSITGAAFGFGINPNTFGGGANVGVSLANLNLGNLFGGGQMSVENLRMALRGSGYSEHAAEEISSAMVTLASYGILGQQPSVQQAQAQMSHQGMMTSQQGTPTQNPQQGYMMTPPSSSGNVFGPVGSGSSGLGSSGSTAANSSLFGSSSPSVQQERYGGSPMLNESYTGPQGYHGAQGFAAAQVGAERSPTININQNSFGLGTGMYSPTEDKSATAKQDLEVPESIVGAILGPGGKGIVELQQFTQTNIQISKKGVYMPGTRNRIVTITGNPTNITRAQYLIQQRIQQEELKRARQAQLSGR, encoded by the exons GTGGGGACAATGTGCATCTCAAGATTCTGGTGCCCAGCATTGCGGCAGGAGCCATTATTGGCAAGGGAGGGGAGACCATCGCCGCTGTACAGAAGGAGGCTGGGGCCAGGGTGAAAATGTCCAAGGCCAACGACTTCTACCCAG GCACGACAGAGAGGGTCTGCCTCATAATGGGGGCTGCAGAAGCCGTCAGAAAAGTGCACAATTTCATTATGGAAAAAATACGGGAAAAACCCGACCCAAACCCCAAACCAGAGGTCTCGAAAAACAATTTCGAACGGCACAGACAGGTAACGGTCATCAAT GTGAAGATCCTGGTCCCTAACAGCACTGCAGGCATGATCATTGGTAAGGGAGGAAACTACATCAAACAGATCAAAGAAGAAAGCGGCGCCTACGTTCAGATTTCACAGAAGTCCAAGGAGACAAACTTACCAGAGAGATGCATCACAGTGGCAG GTGACCTAGAAAACAACAAGAAGGCGGTTGATCTGATCCTACAGAAAATTGTGGAGGACCCACAGAGCGGCAGTTGTCCCAATATCAGCTATGCAGACTACACAGGGCCCGTGGCCAGTGCTAACCCCACGGGGTCCCCGTTTGCAAACTCGAACTTCATGCAAACTCAAACGCAGGAGCTCTCTGGAGTGAACAGTAACAGTATTACTGGTGCTGCCTTCGGTTTTGGAATAAATCCAAACACGTTTGGTGGGGGAGCAAACGTTGGAGTTAGTTTAGCTAATTTGAATTTAGGCAATTTATTTGGCGGCGGTCAAATGTCGGTGGAGAACCTTAGAATGGCCCTGAGGGGCAGTGGTTACTCTGAACACGCTGCGGAGGAGATTAGTAGCGCCATGGTCACGCTGGCTAGCTACGGCATCCTGGGACAGCAGCCCAGCGTACAGCAGGCGCAGGCTCAGATGAGCCACCAGGGCATGATGACCTCCCAGCAGGGGACGCCCACGCAGAACCCCCAGCAAGGCTACATGATGACCCCTCCAAGCTCCTCGGGTAACGTGTTCGGTCCCGTGGGCTCCGGGTCATCAGGGCTCGGAAGTTCGGGCTCCACTGCTGCCAACTCTAGTCTATTCGGCAGTTCCTCGCCCAGTGTCCAGCAGGAAAGGTATGGCGGCAGCCCCATGTTGAACGAGAGCTACACAGGCCCACAGGGGTATCACGGGGCCCAGGGGTTTGCTGCAGCCCAGGTAGGGGCTGAACGGTCACCTACCATTAATATCAACCAAAACTCATTTGGTCTGGGCACTGGCATGTACAGTCCGACGGAAGATAAGTCGGCGACGGCGAAACAAGATTTAGAGGTTCCAGAAAGTATAGTTGGAGCGATACTTGGTCCTGGTGGAAAGGGGATTGTAGAATTACAGCAGTTCACCCAAACCAACATACAGATCTCGAAGAAGGGCGTGTACATGCCTGGCACGCGTAACCGAATTGTTACAATTACAGGAAACCCCACCAACATAACTCGCGCTCAGTATCTTATACAACAGCGTATTCAACAAGAAGAATTAAAACGGGCTCGTCAGGCACAGCTTTCTGGTCGCTAA
- the LOC127874743 gene encoding RNA-binding protein Pasilla-like isoform X14 — protein MKTMLSASPANVMLGGDNVHLKILVPSIAAGAIIGKGGETIAAVQKEAGARVKMSKANDFYPGTTERVCLIMGAAEAVRKVHNFIMEKIREKPDPNPKPEVSKNNFERHRQVTVINVKILVPNSTAGMIIGKGGNYIKQIKEESGAYVQISQKSKETNLPERCITVAGDLENNKKAVDLILQKIVEDPQSGSCPNISYADYTGPVASANPTGSPFANSNFMQTQTQELSGVNSNSITGAAFGFGINPNTFGGGANVGVSLANLNLGNLFGGGQMSVENLRMALRGSGYSEHAAEEISSAMVTLASYGILGQQPSVQQAQAQMSHQGMMTSQQGTPTQNPQQGYMMTPPSSSGNVFGPVGSGSSGLGSSGSTAANSSLFGSSSPSVQQERYGGSPMLNESYTGPQGYHGAQGFAAAQVGAERSPTININQNSFGLGTGMYSPTEDKSATAKQDLEVPESIVGAILGPGGKGIVELQQFTQTNIQISKKGVYMPGTRNRIVTITGNPTNITRAQYLIQQRIQQEELKRARQAQLSGR, from the exons GTGGGGACAATGTGCATCTCAAGATTCTGGTGCCCAGCATTGCGGCAGGAGCCATTATTGGCAAGGGAGGGGAGACCATCGCCGCTGTACAGAAGGAGGCTGGGGCCAGGGTGAAAATGTCCAAGGCCAACGACTTCTACCCAG GCACGACAGAGAGGGTCTGCCTCATAATGGGGGCTGCAGAAGCCGTCAGAAAAGTGCACAATTTCATTATGGAAAAAATACGGGAAAAACCCGACCCAAACCCCAAACCAGAGGTCTCGAAAAACAATTTCGAACGGCACAGACAGGTAACGGTCATCAAT GTGAAGATCCTGGTCCCTAACAGCACTGCAGGCATGATCATTGGTAAGGGAGGAAACTACATCAAACAGATCAAAGAAGAAAGCGGCGCCTACGTTCAGATTTCACAGAAGTCCAAGGAGACAAACTTACCAGAGAGATGCATCACAGTGGCAG GTGACCTAGAAAACAACAAGAAGGCGGTTGATCTGATCCTACAGAAAATTGTGGAGGACCCACAGAGCGGCAGTTGTCCCAATATCAGCTATGCAGACTACACAGGGCCCGTGGCCAGTGCTAACCCCACGGGGTCCCCGTTTGCAAACTCGAACTTCATGCAAACTCAAACGCAGGAGCTCTCTGGAGTGAACAGTAACAGTATTACTGGTGCTGCCTTCGGTTTTGGAATAAATCCAAACACGTTTGGTGGGGGAGCAAACGTTGGAGTTAGTTTAGCTAATTTGAATTTAGGCAATTTATTTGGCGGCGGTCAAATGTCGGTGGAGAACCTTAGAATGGCCCTGAGGGGCAGTGGTTACTCTGAACACGCTGCGGAGGAGATTAGTAGCGCCATGGTCACGCTGGCTAGCTACGGCATCCTGGGACAGCAGCCCAGCGTACAGCAGGCGCAGGCTCAGATGAGCCACCAGGGCATGATGACCTCCCAGCAGGGGACGCCCACGCAGAACCCCCAGCAAGGCTACATGATGACCCCTCCAAGCTCCTCGGGTAACGTGTTCGGTCCCGTGGGCTCCGGGTCATCAGGGCTCGGAAGTTCGGGCTCCACTGCTGCCAACTCTAGTCTATTCGGCAGTTCCTCGCCCAGTGTCCAGCAGGAAAGGTATGGCGGCAGCCCCATGTTGAACGAGAGCTACACAGGCCCACAGGGGTATCACGGGGCCCAGGGGTTTGCTGCAGCCCAGGTAGGGGCTGAACGGTCACCTACCATTAATATCAACCAAAACTCATTTGGTCTGGGCACTGGCATGTACAGTCCGACGGAAGATAAGTCGGCGACGGCGAAACAAGATTTAGAGGTTCCAGAAAGTATAGTTGGAGCGATACTTGGTCCTGGTGGAAAGGGGATTGTAGAATTACAGCAGTTCACCCAAACCAACATACAGATCTCGAAGAAGGGCGTGTACATGCCTGGCACGCGTAACCGAATTGTTACAATTACAGGAAACCCCACCAACATAACTCGCGCTCAGTATCTTATACAACAGCGTATTCAACAAGAAGAATTAAAACGGGCTCGTCAGGCACAGCTTTCTGGTCGCTAA
- the LOC127874743 gene encoding RNA-binding protein Pasilla-like isoform X9 — MNTQQQTTTMSMTELGHRPDSRSPLQPMKTMLSASPANVMLGGDNVHLKILVPSIAAGAIIGKGGETIAAVQKEAGARVKMSKANDFYPGTTERVCLIMGAAEAVRKVHNFIMEKIREKPDPNPKPEVSKNNFERHRQVTVINVKILVPNSTAGMIIGKGGNYIKQIKEESGAYVQISQKSKETNLPERCITVAGDLENNKKAVDLILQKIVEDPQSGSCPNISYADYTGPVASANPTGSPFANSNFMQTQTQELSGVNSNSITGAAFGFGINPNTFGGGANVGVSLANLNLGNLFGGGQMSVENLRMALRGSGYSEHAAEEISSAMVTLASYGILGQQPSVQQAQAQMSHQGMMTSQQGTPTQNPQQGYMMTPPSSSGNVFGPVGSGSSGLGSSGSTAANSSLFGSSSPSVQQERYGGSPMLNESYTGPQGYHGAQGFAAAQVGAERSPTININQNSFGLGTGMYSPTEDKSATAKQDLEVPESIVGAILGPGGKGIVELQQFTQTNIQISKKGVYMPGTRNRIVTITGNPTNITRAQYLIQQRIQQEELKRARQAQLSGR; from the exons GTGGGGACAATGTGCATCTCAAGATTCTGGTGCCCAGCATTGCGGCAGGAGCCATTATTGGCAAGGGAGGGGAGACCATCGCCGCTGTACAGAAGGAGGCTGGGGCCAGGGTGAAAATGTCCAAGGCCAACGACTTCTACCCAG GCACGACAGAGAGGGTCTGCCTCATAATGGGGGCTGCAGAAGCCGTCAGAAAAGTGCACAATTTCATTATGGAAAAAATACGGGAAAAACCCGACCCAAACCCCAAACCAGAGGTCTCGAAAAACAATTTCGAACGGCACAGACAGGTAACGGTCATCAAT GTGAAGATCCTGGTCCCTAACAGCACTGCAGGCATGATCATTGGTAAGGGAGGAAACTACATCAAACAGATCAAAGAAGAAAGCGGCGCCTACGTTCAGATTTCACAGAAGTCCAAGGAGACAAACTTACCAGAGAGATGCATCACAGTGGCAG GTGACCTAGAAAACAACAAGAAGGCGGTTGATCTGATCCTACAGAAAATTGTGGAGGACCCACAGAGCGGCAGTTGTCCCAATATCAGCTATGCAGACTACACAGGGCCCGTGGCCAGTGCTAACCCCACGGGGTCCCCGTTTGCAAACTCGAACTTCATGCAAACTCAAACGCAGGAGCTCTCTGGAGTGAACAGTAACAGTATTACTGGTGCTGCCTTCGGTTTTGGAATAAATCCAAACACGTTTGGTGGGGGAGCAAACGTTGGAGTTAGTTTAGCTAATTTGAATTTAGGCAATTTATTTGGCGGCGGTCAAATGTCGGTGGAGAACCTTAGAATGGCCCTGAGGGGCAGTGGTTACTCTGAACACGCTGCGGAGGAGATTAGTAGCGCCATGGTCACGCTGGCTAGCTACGGCATCCTGGGACAGCAGCCCAGCGTACAGCAGGCGCAGGCTCAGATGAGCCACCAGGGCATGATGACCTCCCAGCAGGGGACGCCCACGCAGAACCCCCAGCAAGGCTACATGATGACCCCTCCAAGCTCCTCGGGTAACGTGTTCGGTCCCGTGGGCTCCGGGTCATCAGGGCTCGGAAGTTCGGGCTCCACTGCTGCCAACTCTAGTCTATTCGGCAGTTCCTCGCCCAGTGTCCAGCAGGAAAGGTATGGCGGCAGCCCCATGTTGAACGAGAGCTACACAGGCCCACAGGGGTATCACGGGGCCCAGGGGTTTGCTGCAGCCCAGGTAGGGGCTGAACGGTCACCTACCATTAATATCAACCAAAACTCATTTGGTCTGGGCACTGGCATGTACAGTCCGACGGAAGATAAGTCGGCGACGGCGAAACAAGATTTAGAGGTTCCAGAAAGTATAGTTGGAGCGATACTTGGTCCTGGTGGAAAGGGGATTGTAGAATTACAGCAGTTCACCCAAACCAACATACAGATCTCGAAGAAGGGCGTGTACATGCCTGGCACGCGTAACCGAATTGTTACAATTACAGGAAACCCCACCAACATAACTCGCGCTCAGTATCTTATACAACAGCGTATTCAACAAGAAGAATTAAAACGGGCTCGTCAGGCACAGCTTTCTGGTCGCTAA